ACTTTGTTTCTAGCACATGGATTTTTCACTATAACAAAACATAATAACAAAACCCTTTAAAGCCCCTAAACATTATAATTGTTCGTTcatccatttttgtttttaaattttttagtagcACATTGCAGAGATCCGACTGAacccccaaaaagaaaagggaggGGCTGATTTAGTGATTTTAGAGAGGTCTACAATCAAATTTATCGAAACACATCATATTTGTGTGCGTTTCAAAATGCTCAGATGTCAGATGCATCATGACCAATTCAGGagttgaaaattaccaaaaaaataatttgatgcACTTGTATATATTAAACTACTTTTAGATTTAATTTTATGATAGCTATATTGCTAGAGCAAAagccattactttttttttaattccaaaaggCATGTCAATATATTAATTAGactcaaaagaaataaataattcaaaaattttggagagTGAGTGACACGTATACATGGCTAAAGGCACAAACATATAGTATATGCTCCAATGCAGATGTTCCATATAAAAAGGCTAAGCACATGTTCATTCATATGTTGGTCTGAAGTTCTTATAAGCTATCACTGCATAGAAAGGGTCAGATCCAGACAACAATCCCAGCAGCTTCCTGATCCAACTGAATGGTGATTTGTCCTCTTGAGCACCACCAGTAGCTGGTAACTTTCGAATAATTTCTGGTTGAGTGAATCCTTCCACACATTGGAAGTACTGCACTACTAGTTGGACCCTGCCATATCCAGTCGCATCTCTCCATGCACTTATGGCTTTCTCGTAGAACAATCGATTGCTAAAGCTCACAATGAATGCCCCTCCTGGCCTTAGCACCCGAAACACCTCTGCAAATACCTGCAAATTGCAATGATGTTAGTCAATAGTTTTCTTCTCCTTCAATTTTAGTTCTGAGTTGGCTGCTGAATACCCTTTCACCAGTTTAATCTATTAACCATGTCTCTCTTTGGTTTCAGTTGTAATTTTCAATATGTGATTGCTTTTCAGGGTTGATGTTTGCAAGCATGCGGATCATGTCAGACGAGAATTTTTATAGGATTGTAACACTGGTTGCATATTCTTTGGTTTTGGGGCGTGGGGGGAGGGTGATTATGAAAGAACTGTTACATGAACTAGAACATTGCAGTACATTATGTTGAGTTTTTTGCTGCTCAAGTCTTGtcagaataaataaattttacactATGGAAGAGAGTATCTTTTGAAATTAGTCCCACTACACTCAAGCAGAATACACAAAGGagttctttttgaaaaataagttttattgatacTTAACACATTACACAATTTTCTACACACCACACACTCTTTGCACTTCTACCATTGCTACTTATAACTACACTTGCCAGTAAAGCTTCATAAAGAATACAGGAAAGACAACTAACCTATACTGTAATCCAAAACAAAGGagacaagaaaataaaagaatgataCATTTCAGTGAATGGCATTCATGTTTGAAGCCAGACTTATTTCACCCTTTGATAGTCAAAGACAACAACTCAACAACTAAAGTGAGAAATTTCCTGTTTGAGTTGGAAGAGGCTCCAAAGGCAATAAACATTTAAGCCATGAACTCAGCTTCTGCCACAAGTTACAAGTATGATTACTATTCCCTGTTGAAAGATAACAACCAGAAACTGGCATTTGTTGTTTTAATTAGAAGACCAACATTTTTGGGGACTGGAAAgagatgtataaaaaaaatgttgttcaaAAGTGAGGGAGAAGTAATTTGGTGAGGCTCCAAAGATGGAGAATAATTTTGATTTGGGGAAGGGGATTGGGAGTGCACAGATAAGCTATAGATTAGGATTTGGAAACTGAGAAActtgagaaaagaaatcccTCCACTTCTGGAGTTTACCTGAAGGAAATCTTCTTAGTAAATTAGTATGgtgattttttctttatatagaAAATTAGTATTGTGATTTGTGCAGCCAGTGCTGTTAGCATTTCCTTGCTGAGTGGGACGACTGAAGCTTATATGCTAGCCTTGGAAGATCTAGGAAATGCTActgaaacaaaccaaaaaactaaaatcgGGGCTCTATCATTACTATTAATTGGTTGAAAACTCCACGAGAATTCAAGAGGCacaaagcccagttcaacctagCAAGCTGTAAGATCAATGTCCACATCATAGAACTAAAAGTTTCGATATAATTTAGTGACATTGAAGGAATAATCAATCATCCAACTTCATTACACTAAAACATATATTAGTATGTACAGTTTAAGGTAGTTTTACAAGTGTATGACCACAGAATTTTTGGTGCTAGCTTACCAATAACTCAACtgtaaaaagtgaaaatttttctCTTGTAAAAGATGTCCCCATTTCAGGATCAGTAGTGTAGAGAGCAATTTGATTAAAGTTTCAGAGTGATCAAAGTTTTTTCAGTGCATGGCATGCTTGTATGCCTATAATTAAGACACTACAAAAagacttcttttttcttatgaTCTTACCTTCTCTGGCTGTTGAAGATACTGTACACTCACAGTGCATAGCACTGCATCAAAGCTACAACTTTCCAATTCAAGCTTTTGATCCTGATTGAGATCCTTCACAAAGAAATAGTCCAGCTGAGAGTTCTTTGCAAGCTCTTGTGCATTTAGTCCATGTCCCACCACTTTTTTGTATGTTACTTCCTTAGGTAGATGGCTAATCCATGAACTCATGAGGTCAAGAATTTCCCAACTTGGTCTCAACCTTTCTTTATAGATATTGGTCAATGTGGATATAAATCCATCATCAACATGGGTCACAAACCTTGGATAAGCATAGAATTCTCGGTCCGGGTAGGTGTTTAGTTTTGATCTACCTTCTTGGGTCAGAACAAGGCGTTTGATTTTGCCTGCTGAGGATTGTTTAGGTTGCTTGCCTTCATTTAAAGTGTTTGCAATTTGGAATGGAAGGATTTTGGTTTTGTATAACGTAGAAGAGGTGGTATGTGAGTGTAAATTGGTTGGAACATATTGGTGCCATGGCTTGGAGTTTGGATGAAAGGTGAGCATGTGTAATGAAGTTTTTCAAATAAGACTGTGTGGGtgtgttttaacaaaaatttgCAAATTGTTGGAGATAACATGTTAATGGTTGTGAGAAATTGTAGAATCATATTTGCGGCCTAATTGGTTGTTGGGCTTATGCATACTGTATTGACTGGCCCACAGTTGTCCATTTGGGCGCAATCATAGCTAGTGGTATGCTTAGTGACATTAAAAATGCCACACTCACTCGAGATATGACACAGTACACATTGTTCAATGGTTGATGCACACAAACACAATTAGTTAATatcataatgaaattttttatttataaggaAGTGGTGCTTTAGTTTTTGCCCAAAccatttcaaattataaatttttggttAATGATTTAGCTTTTGCCCAAAccatttcaaattataaatttatggtTAATGATTATTATAATTGGGttgaaatcattattttttaacttaatagcttaaaattttgattcttttatttgtattttcaagaaaaaaaaaaaaagattgttatattaaatgaatgttagtttggattttcaaggaaaaaaaaaaaatttgttcatacTTCAGCCCCCCTCAATGGAAACTCCTGGCTCCGTCCCTGATCTTACTGGGCCACTTGTCCGAAGTGGAGAAATGAAAATCACTTAATCGAAAAGCACCAATGTGGTACTAGCCTAAACTTCTCTTAAACTAAAATTAGAACttacaaaatccaaaaatactaaaaataatgGAGTTTCTAGAGTTTTTCACCCATACATTGGATTGGGTGTTATATGGGGTTTATTTAAGAGGTTTATGATCATCTCTTCTAtgattttttccatttttcggAGTCATGGCATAAGTATAATTGGTACTGTGACATTTATGAAAAATGAGAATCTCAGGATTTGTACCCATAACTAATTAAGATTTTAGATTCATTCATTACAAAAATCTATTGAAAAGATacactttattttttggaatatggtattgtttataaaaaatttcatggaaTGTAGACTTGAGTTAGATAATTTTTATATGGCTTGAAAATAATCCAAAATTGGAGAGGCGGTAGACACAAAGTTACAGTGGATTTGGTTTCTATTTGTACAATTCTGGggcaacaaacaaaaaaaattaaaatttgaggtaTGCCATCACTATTTAACTGCTGGTTGAAAGCTTCAAACTGGAAAGAGAATGAAATCTAGAGGCACAAAGCCCAGCACTGCCTTAGCAAGTTGTTGAATCAGTATACATCATATAACAGAAACTATCAATTTAACTTGGTGACAAAGAAGGATTGGATTAAAGTTAGATATTGCAGAGATTTATGTATTAGTATGTACCGTCTAAGGTAATTTTACAAAATTGATGGTGGGTTtgacagtaaaaaaatttagtgttaGTTTATGTTTTTTGATAAATGAGTAAGCCCATTAAATAATTTAGTGTCCAACCGTGAGTTATGTCACTCCACTTCAAAACTAATTAGTGACGAGAAAGACATGCTCGAGTCTTTTATGACATTTGACATATATACGTGCTTGTATGCCTTTAACTAGAACGCTACAAACGTACTCATCCTGAGTACATATCTGACCTTGGCTGTTGAAGATACTTCACACTCATGGTGCATAACAGTGCATATCA
This DNA window, taken from Quercus robur chromosome 2, dhQueRobu3.1, whole genome shotgun sequence, encodes the following:
- the LOC126714745 gene encoding uncharacterized protein LOC126714745; the protein is MLTFHPNSKPWHQYVPTNLHSHTTSSTLYKTKILPFQIANTLNEGKQPKQSSAGKIKRLVLTQEGRSKLNTYPDREFYAYPRFVTHVDDGFISTLTNIYKERLRPSWEILDLMSSWISHLPKEVTYKKVVGHGLNAQELAKNSQLDYFFVKDLNQDQKLELESCSFDAVLCTVSVQYLQQPEKVFAEVFRVLRPGGAFIVSFSNRLFYEKAISAWRDATGYGRVQLVVQYFQCVEGFTQPEIIRKLPATGGAQEDKSPFSWIRKLLGLLSGSDPFYAVIAYKNFRPTYE